A portion of the Wolbachia endosymbiont of Oedothorax gibbosus genome contains these proteins:
- a CDS encoding helix-turn-helix domain-containing protein, with amino-acid sequence MFVPVRKVSDYVNLVGSISYEIGQKIENCRLMQGYTQAELASKTELTYQEINNYELGYILIPIEVSYKIAEALLVNVIDLLPEPVVVRKDSYCEDEDEEILYLTGIYEDHQELRKVIRPLIRSVYLSEKINQEGARIEIAKNLVKEGVSVEIISQTTGLSIYEYDNAEEEICTDSIYYKIGQRIKEWRLIRRNTQKDLADKVGLTAKEIHEYERGYTAVPFDKLYEIAEVLSVNIKALLPKTRKNEDGKEENRLLGFLSKYRKTEDQKSVAILDGLVKSLSESMEIDKEKVKKAEKIKVAKDLVKAGVAIDIILRTTGLSSDEIDR; translated from the coding sequence ATGTTTGTTCCTGTAAGAAAAGTTAGCGACTACGTTAATCTAGTTGGCTCTATAAGCTACGAGATAGGGCAAAAAATAGAAAATTGTAGGTTAATGCAAGGATATACACAAGCAGAGCTAGCAAGTAAGACCGAGTTAACATACCAAGAAATAAACAACTATGAACTAGGATATATTCTTATTCCAATTGAAGTATCATATAAAATAGCAGAGGCATTATTAGTTAATGTTATAGATCTATTACCTGAACCAGTAGTAGTAAGGAAAGATAGTTATTGCGAAGATGAGGATGAAGAAATACTCTATCTAACAGGAATATATGAGGATCATCAAGAGCTGCGCAAGGTAATACGTCCATTGATTAGGTCTGTCTACCTTAGTGAAAAAATTAATCAAGAGGGAGCAAGAATAGAAATTGCAAAGAACCTAGTTAAAGAAGGAGTGTCTGTTGAGATTATCTCCCAAACAACCGGCTTATCTATCTATGAATATGATAATGCAGAAGAAGAAATTTGCACTGATTCTATATACTACAAAATAGGGCAGAGAATAAAAGAATGGAGGTTGATAAGGAGAAATACTCAAAAAGATTTGGCGGATAAAGTTGGTTTAACAGCTAAGGAAATACACGAATACGAAAGAGGATACACTGCTGTTCCATTTGACAAATTGTATGAAATAGCAGAGGTGTTATCAGTTAACATTAAAGCTCTGCTGCCTAAAACAAGAAAAAATGAGGATGGTAAGGAAGAAAATAGACTATTGGGTTTTCTAAGTAAGTATAGAAAAACTGAGGATCAAAAATCAGTAGCTATATTAGATGGGTTAGTAAAATCTTTATCTGAAAGTATGGAAATTGACAAAGAAAAAGTTAAAAAAGCAGAGAAAATCAAGGTTGCAAAGGATCTAGTTAAGGCAGGTGTTGCTATTGATATTATCTTGCGAACGACTGGTTTATCATCTGATGAAATTGACAGATAA
- a CDS encoding helix-turn-helix domain-containing protein: MFVLQMSENMSTEKKIDTDSLCYQITQKVKDVRLELGYSQADFAEKTGVAKSLIGKYDRGVHNIQPETLEKIAKKLSCDIEIFFPKPTVCEDKEAFNLVQILKRIKDQEVRDAVCVLTRFLSKGMQISKVITEVRPVKYQMVQKAKDWRFAKGYTQEELADKSGIFKSQIVRYEQGDASFKIAPKIAGGLSLHSGALLPTSKAESYCENEDGQGENKILSIMQEYQKIDNQKLKDLLYSFLSEVVKISEEKA; this comes from the coding sequence ATGTTTGTACTGCAAATGAGTGAAAACATGAGTACCGAAAAGAAGATAGATACTGATTCTTTATGCTATCAAATAACTCAAAAGGTAAAAGATGTTAGGTTAGAACTAGGATACTCTCAGGCGGATTTCGCAGAAAAAACTGGTGTAGCAAAGTCACTAATAGGAAAGTACGATCGAGGGGTACACAACATTCAACCTGAAACGCTCGAGAAGATAGCAAAAAAATTATCTTGTGATATTGAAATTTTCTTTCCTAAGCCAACAGTTTGTGAAGACAAGGAGGCATTTAATTTAGTGCAAATCCTGAAAAGAATTAAGGACCAGGAAGTTCGTGATGCAGTGTGTGTACTAACTAGATTTTTGTCAAAAGGAATGCAAATTAGCAAGGTTATAACAGAGGTAAGACCTGTAAAATACCAAATGGTACAAAAGGCAAAAGATTGGCGGTTTGCAAAGGGGTATACACAGGAGGAATTAGCGGATAAAAGCGGAATATTCAAGTCACAAATAGTCAGGTATGAACAAGGGGATGCATCGTTCAAAATAGCACCTAAAATTGCAGGAGGATTGTCATTACATTCTGGAGCCCTACTGCCTACATCAAAAGCGGAAAGTTATTGTGAAAATGAGGATGGTCAAGGAGAAAACAAGATATTGAGTATAATGCAAGAATATCAAAAAATTGATAATCAAAAGTTAAAAGATTTATTGTATTCGTTTTTGTCTGAGGTTGTAAAGATTAGTGAAGAGAAGGCTTGA
- a CDS encoding ankyrin repeat domain-containing protein encodes MNKKDHVELLLQNRADINAIGRDGCTPLHLAVMNGNKEIVELLLSKKANVYLKCFYNSTEGYTALENAVANRNKKIVALFLLHGIILE; translated from the coding sequence TTGAATAAAAAAGATCATGTGGAGCTTTTATTGCAAAATAGAGCAGATATTAATGCAATCGGAAGAGATGGTTGTACTCCGCTACATCTGGCTGTTATGAATGGCAATAAAGAAATTGTGGAATTATTGCTGAGTAAAAAAGCAAATGTTTATCTGAAATGTTTTTATAACTCTACAGAAGGTTATACAGCACTGGAAAACGCTGTAGCAAATCGAAACAAAAAAATTGTAGCATTGTTTCTGCTTCATGGAATCATTTTAGAGTAG
- a CDS encoding ankyrin repeat domain-containing protein, producing MKIEKILQDASKKIYEFRNPSLLSLIVFKTIKTIINSRFGTKILHFSAKRNLYNLFLFLVKYDANVDAVNRKGNTVLHIASQYGSTAIAEVIVVMSKNVSAQNIDGDTPLHYSVKYRYLDVMQKLLQFGADINCLNRLGESPLHLAVQYADGVMLGLLIKGGAFLEIKNIEASSPCSFIE from the coding sequence GTGAAGATCGAAAAAATTTTACAAGACGCTTCCAAGAAGATTTATGAGTTTAGAAATCCTAGTCTTCTTTCATTGATCGTTTTCAAGACTATCAAAACTATTATCAATAGTAGATTTGGTACTAAAATTTTACATTTCTCTGCAAAACGCAATCTTTACAACTTATTTCTATTCCTTGTAAAATATGATGCTAATGTTGATGCAGTAAATAGAAAGGGCAATACAGTACTACACATTGCCTCTCAATATGGATCCACAGCAATAGCAGAGGTTATTGTAGTAATGAGCAAAAATGTTAGTGCTCAGAATATCGATGGCGACACTCCTTTGCATTATTCAGTAAAATATAGATATCTGGACGTTATGCAAAAGTTATTGCAATTTGGTGCAGACATTAATTGCCTAAATCGTCTAGGTGAGTCTCCTCTTCATTTGGCTGTACAATATGCTGACGGAGTAATGTTGGGATTGCTGATAAAGGGAGGGGCTTTTCTTGAAATTAAAAATATAGAAGCCTCTTCACCTTGCAGTTTCATTGAATAA